The genomic region GGGCTCTTGATTAGGGCTTGCACAACGCCGAGAAAAACATAGAGCGTCGGCGACACAACGCTCGCATAGGCGAGGCGTCTTGAACCGGGATCGGACGTTGGTCGACAAGCTAGAGCGATCCCGAGGAACGGCACCACGAACGCAACGACCAAAACACTGGTCGCGCAGGCGATTGCGACGGGTGGCAGGCTTGCGGCTTGCGTGCCGACGATAGCATGGAAACCATTGAGCAGAAATGGATAACAAATCGCCGCCGCCGCCGGCGCAAGAGCGACATAGCCATCGCGCTTCTCGAGACGCCTACTGCGATTTTGCCCGTGAACAATTGCGTCCATCATCCACCCTACAGAGTCACGGTTAAGAAACCGGGTTCGAGACGACTTCCGAGATGGGCGGGCCTTCGAGTATTGTCTGCGTCGCGCATCGGTGTTCCGATCAATCGTTAATTGCTGGGTGGAGTGTCTCTTTCGATCAATCACCGTCTTCATTGTGCTTTTGAATGTTCGACCGGTGTCATAGCAAGAGAAGGTAGCGTCAGTCGAAGCTTCCGCCGAAGGCAAGTAATGTCCTGATAGAACGGCGGATCTTAGCACACAAGCTGCCCAATTCGCCTATGAGCCACTAGCCGGCTAAAATGTATTTGAGTTATTCATGCGCATCATGAATGGCTCACCTTTACTGTTCGTAGTGCGTGTCGCTCGCGCAGGTTACTGATGAGCGTCTCTTCGAGCTCGCGACCGAAGTCGCGGCAACGGTGTGCGTGTCGTGACGCCGTTCATTGCGCCTCAACGCGGCTCAGGAGTCTTTGCTGAAACGAAGCGCTGGGCTCAGCGTGCGGTGTGATCGTGCATTCCGACTACATAATCATGCTAATCGGAAAGCAGCAATAACCATCGTTTATCAAGTCGATGTCGAATTGTAATTTCCCTTCGCCGTGCTGCAGGGTCACTCTCTAAAGCATCTTCGTGTCGTAACGTTCAACGCTGAACCGACACGCGGAACACGATGCTATTGGAGAGTCGACATGCAATGTAGCGGCGCAATTGAGGCTGTCGCGTCTCTTGGCGGTGCCGTCAGCCAAGTTATCTACTTCCAAGACATTGCTGCCGTTCGTGCGGTAATTGCCTTTGTATCGATCGAACATGACCGCAAACTTCGCAAGGCCGCAAGATACCTGTCTCAGTCAATGCGGCGTTCTAGCTCGTTTGGGAGAGCCGGAAGTGAGCGCAGCTGAAAGAATGGCTGTGGCGATCCAGTTCATCGGACGTCCGTTTCGTCGCTTTCGCAGATGCGTTGGCGCATCGATCTGCATGCTACTTGCGCTTACGCTCGTGGGCTGCAACGAGAAGGCGCAATCGCAGGTGGTTGCGCCTCCGCCGTCCGTTACGGTGGCGCAACCGGTCAAACGCACTGTCACCGACTGGGACGAGTTCACCGGCAGGTTCGAAGCGATCCAGGAGGTGCAAGTCCGTGCCCGCGCCGGTGGCTTTGTCACCAGTATCGAGTTCAAAGACGGCGGCATGGTGCACGCCGGCGATCTGCTCTACATCATCGACCCTCGCCCGTTCGAGGCGGTGGCGACCCAAGCGGACGGTCAGCTCGCCGATGCGCGCGCCAAGACAGAGCTGGCCAAGCGCGAGCTTGAGCGCGGGCTCACCCTCGTAAAGACCAGTGCGGTCTCCGAGCAAGTCGTCGACCAGCGTCGCGCGGCATTGGAGGCCGCTCACGCCGCTGAGACTATTGCCGAAGGCGCGCTAAAGGCCGCCCAGCTTAATGTCGAATTCACGCATGTGGTGGCACCGATAACCGGCCGCGTCAGCCGCCATTTTGTGAGCGTCGGCAACCTCGTGCAGGGGAGCGACAACGGCGGCTCGACGCTACTTACCACGATTGTTTCAATGGACCCAATGTACGTATATTTCGACGTTGACGAGGCGACCTATCTTAAGAACAACAAACTGTGGTTCGAGGGTAAGCGGCCGAGCTCACGCGATACGCCTAATCCAGTGCAGGTGGCGCTGACCGGCGAGACCAAACCATCGCACGACGGCCATATGGATTTCATCGACAACCGGCTCGACGTCTCCACCGGCACGCTTCGCAGCCGCGCGATCATCCCGAACCACGATCTATCCATCCTGCCCGGCCAGTTCGGCCGCGTGCGGCTAATTGGCTCCTCGCCCTATGAGGCGCTTCTTTTGCCAGATGTAGCGATCGCGACCGATCAGTCGCGCAAGATCGTGTTCGTGGTCAAGGATGACAACACTGTGGAAGCGCGTGCGGTTGAACTCGGTCCGTTGGATCAGGGACTGCGCGTTGTTCGCACAGGCCTGAAGCCGGAGGATCGTGTCATCATCGACGGCCTCCAGCGAGCACGCGTTGGCGCTAAGGTGAGCCCGCGCAGCGTCGAGATCAGCGGCAGTAAGTCATGAATCTCGGACGTCTTTCCGTCAATCAGCCCATTCTGGCGATGGTGCTGTCGATCGTGCTCTTGATTGTGGGCGCGATCGCGTACCAGACGCTGCCCGTCTCTGAATATCCGCAGGTAGTGCCGCCTACGGTTACGGTCACCACGCAATACCCCGGCGCCTCGGCACAGACTGTGTCCGATACGGTCGCAGCTCCCATCGAGCAGGAGATCAATGGGGTCGAGGACATGCTGTACTTGTACAGCCAGGCGACCTCCAACGGCCAGCTCACGATAACCGTGACTTTCAAGCTTGGCACCGATCTCGACAAGGCCCAAGTGCTGGTGCAGAACCGCGTCGCGATCGCGCAGCCGCGGCTGCCGGAGGAGGTGCAGCGCAACGGAGTAGTCACCCGTAAGAACTCACCCGACATCCTGATGGTCGTGTTCATGCTGTCGCCCGACGATAGCTTCGACCAGCTCTACATATCGAATTATACGCTGTTGCAGGTGCGCGACCAGCTTCTGCGGCTCGATGGCATTGGCGACATCCAGATGTTTGGCGCGCGCGACTATTCGATGCGGTTGTGGCTCGATCCTGACCGGATCGCCAATCTCGGTATGACCTCAAGCGACGTCATTGCCGCGGTCCGGGCCCAAAACCTGCAGATCGCGGGCGGCCAGATCGCAGAGCCACCGATTGCGGATCGCGCATTCCAGCCGAACCTGGTCTTCACTGGGCGCCTCAAGGATATCAGGCAATTCGAGGACATCGTGGTGAAGGCTGGTTCCGACGGCCGTACCGTACGGCTGCGCGACGTTGCGCGGATCGAGCTTGGCGCGCTGGCCTACACTACCAACAGCTTCATACTACGAAAGTCAGCCGTTGCGATGGTGGTGACGCAGCGGCCCGGATCGAACGCGCTCGCCACCGCGAAACATATCTCCGACACGATGGTGCAGCTCAAGACGAGCTTCCCAAAGGGGCTCGACTACAATATCGGCTACAATCCGACCGAATTCATCGCCCAGTCGGTTCATGAGCTGATCAAGACGATTTACGAGGCGATGGCGCTCGTGGTCATCGTGGTGCTGGCGTTCCTTCAAGGTTGGCGGCCTGCGATCATCCCAATTGTTGCGATCCCGGTGTCGCTGGTCGGCACATTTGCAGCGATGGCGGTGCTCGGCTTCGGCATCAATAACCTTACGCTATTCGGCCTCGTACTTGCGGTCGGCATCGTGGTAGACGACGCCATCGTGGTTGTGGAGAATGTCGAGCGACATCTCCAGGCAGGTATGAGCCGGCGCGAGGCGGCTCTCAAGACGATGGAGGAGGTCGGCGGCGCGCTGGTCTCGATCGCCCTCGTGCTCTGCGCGGTGTTCGTGCCGACCGCGTTCCTCGGCGGCATTTCCGGGCGATTCTTCCAGCAATTCGCCGTCACAATCGCGGTCGCGACCGCGATCTCTTGCTTCTGTTCGCTAACGCTGTCGCCAGCACTGGCCTCCCGAATTCTTACTCCGCATGAGCAGAAACGTCCAACGGCGCGCTGGAACATCGTTGCACGGGGTTGGGACGGCTTCACCGCGCTTTTCAATTGCATCTTCGAGCGCCTAGCGCATGGCTACGCGGCCGCGACCGCCTTCGTGATCCGACACACGGTGGTGATGCTGGCAATCTACCTCGCGCTGATCGGCGGTGCTGGCTGGCTGCTCGCCACCACTTCTCAGGGCTTCATCCCGGCGCAGGATCGTGGTTATCTGATCATCTCGGTGCAATTGCCGGGCGCCGCGTCGCTGGTGCGGACCACCGCGGTGGTGCGGGAAATCGAGCGAATTGCGCTGGATACGCCAGGGATCATCCGTGTCGCGGCGTTTGCTGGCTTCTCCGGCGCGACCCGCACGCAGGCGGGCAACGCCGCGGCACTGTTCCCCGTCTTCGACGACCCCGAGGCGCGAGTTAGGAAGGGCCTGACTGCCAGCGTGATCACTGCGGATCTGCGAAAGCGGCTGTCGGCGATCCAGGGCGCCTTCATCATCGTCATCCCACCGCCTGCGGTGCCAGGCATCGGCACCGGCGGCGGCTTCGCCATCCGCATCCAGGATCGACAGGGGCGCGGTCCCGAGTTGCTCGGAGCTGCCACGGACGAACTCGTGGCCGCCGCGCGGAAGTCGCCAAACCTAACGTCGGTGTTCTCGCCGTTCACGGCGAATACGCCGCAGCTATTCGTCGACATCGATCGCGTGAGGGCGCAGAAGCTCGGTGTTCCCATCGCCAGCATTAACGATACGATCCAAACCTACTTCGGTTCGACCTATGTCAACGATTTCAACCTGTTTGGGCGCACCTATCATGTCACCGCGCAGGCCGATCTGCCATTCCGAAGAGAGACCTCTGATTTGGCGCGGCTGCGTACCCGCAACGCGGCCGGTGACATGGTTATGCTGGGGAGCGTAGTAGACTTCAAGGATATCTCCGGGCCCGATCGTGTCGCGCGCTACAATCTCTACTCAGCATCCGAGCTGCAGGGCGAGCCGGCGCCAGGCGTGAGCTCGAAGACCGCGCTCAACACCATCAAGCTATTGGCCGACAAAACATTACCGAGCGGGTTTTCTTTCGAATGGACCGATCTGTCCTATCAACAGGTGACGGGTGGCAATGCCGGTCTCTATGTGTTCCCGATCTGTGTGCTGTTCGTCTATCTGGTGCTGGCGGCGCAGTACGGCAGTTGGACGCTACCACTCGCGGTGATCCTGATCGTGCCGATGTGCCTCTTCGCGGCCACCATCGGCGTGCGCATCATGGGCGAGGACATTAACATCCTGACCCAGATCGGCTTCGTGGTGCTGGTGGGACTTGCGGCCAAAAACGCGATCCTGATCGTCGAGTTCGCGAGGGACATCGAGCTTGAGGGTAAACCGCGCCTGGAGGCGGTGATCGAGGCTTGCCGGTTGCGACTGCGGCCGATCCTGATGACCTCGTTCGCCTTCATCCTCGGCGTGCTGCCGCTCGTCGTCTCCACCGGACCCGGATCGGAGATGCGCCAGGCCGTCGGCGTCGCCGTGTTCTTCGGTATGCTCGGAGTTACGCTGTTCGGCCTAATCTTCACGCCGATCTTCTACATGGTCGTGCGCAACCTCGCGGAAGGAGCGGATGAGGGCAAGCCGACCCACGCGATGGCCGCCGCGGCGGAGTGAGTTGCGGTTACGCCGAGATGAAGCCAGAACGGCCGCCGCCGAAGAGGCAAATTACCGAGGAGAGAATTCCCATGAAGGCGATCATCGTGACGGACCGGGCTGCGGGAACGGCCGGTATGAAGCTGGTGGAGCAGCCCGAGCCACAGGCAGCGATAAACGACGTCGTCGTGCAGGTTCGTGCTTCGGGTTTCACGTGGGATGAGCTGACGTGGCCACCGACCTGGACCGATCGCTTCGATCATGACCGAACACCGTCGATCCCTGGGCACGAGTTGGCCGGAGTGGTCACCGCGCTCGGCTATGGCACGACGGGGCTGTCGGTGGGACAGCGGGTTTTCGGCCTCACGGACTGGTATCGCGACGGAACACTGGCTGAGTATGTCGCGGTCGAGGCGCGCAACCTCGCGGCGCTCCCGGGCGACGTCGATTTCACCGTGGGCGCGAGCCTGCCGATGCCGGGCCTGACCGCGTGGCAGGGACTGTTCGAGCACGGCCGCCTTCAGGCGGGGCAGAGCGTCCTGGCGCACGGTGCGGCTGGCGTAGTCGGTTCGATGGTGAGCCAGCTCGCGCGAGAGGCCGGCGCCTATGTCATCGGCACCGGACGCGCTGCCGACCGTCAGAAGGCGCTCGACTTCGGCGCTCAGGAGTTCGTCGATCTCGAGAACGATGTTTTGGAAGACGTCGGCCAAATCGATCTGGTTTTCGATGTCTTCGGCGGCGACATCGGAAAGCGGTCGGTGCGGCTGGTTCGAGCCGGAGGAACCCTTGTTTCAATCGTCGGGCCAAGCGAGGAACGGCCCGCCAACGGCTTGGCAGTCGATTTCGTCGTCGAGTCCGATCGGGCCCAACTGCGTGAGATCGTCCAGCGCGTACGGGACGGGCGACTGCGGACGAACGTTGGCAACATCGCGACCCTCGACGATGCCGTCGCTTCTTTCAACCGGACCGAGCGACGCAAGGGGAAGACTATCATCCGCGTTCGTCCGTAGGGACCCGTGCCCCTTGATGCATGCAGTCGGCCGGCGCGGTCCGGGTCGACCGCCTGCGTCTTATCAGCCCTAGCCACCACGAGGCATCCATGGTTTTCACGTTAAAGATCAACGGCACACCCAATGAGGTCGATGTCGACGGCGACACCCCGCTGCTGTGGGTGCTCCGCGATGTGCTCTGTATGACCGGGACCAAGTTTGGCTGCGGCCAGGCGCTGTGCGGCGCCTGCACCGTGCATGTCGACGGCCAGCCGGTCCGCTCCTGCCAAACACTGGTCGACAGCATTGGCGATAGCGCGGTCACCACGATCGAGGCGATCGGCCAGGCGCCGCAGGGTGCAGCCTTACAGAAGGCATGGCTGGAGCTGGAGGTGGCGCAGTGCGCCTACTGTCAGTCCGCCCAGATCATGTCGGCGGCTGCGCGGCTCAGGCCGCTTGTTCCGGATTTTTCTTTCCACGTTTGCTCATCAGACACGGGATCAGGCAATTCGGATGCCTGCGCAGACGAGGCGGCAATAAAAAGATGCTTAGACGTTCAACTGGGCCGTGCCCTGCCAAGGTCTCGCCCAACGATCCGCTACTTCAACGTCGCAAGATAGGCATCGAGGTCAGCCCGGTCCGTCGGGTTCTTCAGCCCTGCGTAGGGCATCTTGTTTCCGGGAACTACCTTCTGGGGCGATTCCAAATACGCATCGAGGATCTTCGTATCCCAGACAATATCGGACTTCTTCATCGCGTCACTGTAGGGGAACCCGGGAGCCGTACCCGCCTTTCTGCCGACGATTCCTCCCAGGCCAGGCCCCACACGATTGGCCTGATCCGTAGCGTGGCACGTTGCGCAAGCTTGGAAGATGGTCTTTCCGTGCGCGGCGTCCTGCGCGTGGCCTGGATTGGCAGCGGCTCCCGCAAACAAGAGCGCCGCGAGAATCGCACGAAGTGTTCCTGCGCTGTTCATTACGAACATCCTTTTTTTATCGGGATCAGAGGTGGCGCGGCTGCGCGAAATCGTTGAGATCGTCTCCGAGTCGGGGCGGGTGGCGCCGAGCAGACCAGATCCGCGCGGCTACAGCCGGGCCCTACATTGGTACTTTCATCGCGCATCCTTCGCTGGCCGCGCGCATCACGGCGAATCGCGCGATAGTTTCAGTCCTTAACGGGACGGCCGCGTGCGCTCGACCGCCCGCCACACCGAAAGATCGGATACAGGGGACAAAATGAGAAATTCCTTTTGGACATGCATTCGATAGGCGTGAGATATCGTCCAAGAGGCCTGTAGGCGTGGCGTAGGACGACACAAAAAGGGCAATTCGCGATCACTCTTTCCCGTTGGGTTGCTTCGAAACGTCATGCGCGAGCACTCCTTCCAGCTCGAGCCTGGATCCGGCTCCAGCGCGTCGCGGGGAAAAAGGTAGGGAAGCACCAAATCGGCCCGGATTGACTTCGGCGTGACGATCGCGACCGAAACGACGAGATCGCGACAAGTGCGCGGCTTGAACCGCGGTAATATTCACCTGCGCGCGGCTTTTGATCTGGAACGTGCCCATCCTGCCCGCCTTACGATTCGTCGCATACGAGTTGCTAGGGGGGCGAGCAGTCCGCGGTCACATCACGACCTGCGGGTCCGACACCCGTGCGTACGATCGGTCCGTGACGAAGCCAGCTGTTGCGATGGCGGCTCGGGGCTTCCTGACGCGCGTCGGCGTGCGTTCACGCGAATTCATAAAGTTCCCAAGTCGTTGAGACGCTCAGCGGGCTCATTCATGTTACAGCTGAATATATCTAATTCGGCTGTCACCACTACTGGGTCAGCCGCAACTGGCTATTTGTCCTGCGTGTTTAGTCGGAGGCAACGAAGACCGAACCAATCAAAATCCCAGATCAAGTTAAGGCACGGAAGGACCCTTCGCTCGGTTGCGAGATTGGCTGCTTGCGAGATGCGTCCTCTCGCCGCCCGCGCTGAGCTCATGAACCTGAGTAACATAGAGGCGTTTTGGACGTGGCAGGTGAGCCATTCTGGCGTATATCGCGACAAGACCTCGACAAGTTGATGACCACATTGGACGTCACCTTCGTCAGACTATCGCAATGCGTGCTTGCGACGGGGGCTCACCTGGCCGTCGCCTGCGCGGATGCCACCACCATCCACTACTGTCTTCGAGGCGTCGGGTTCATTCTCCTGGAGGGTGAAACGCCCATCCGCCTGACGCCGCATACACTGGTGATAGTCCCGCCTGGACGAGCAATGACAATTGTCGCCACGGAGCGCCCGACCGCACTACGGAAGGTCGGCAAGGGCGGCGACTGCCTCTTCGTGCCCGGCTCGACGTACCGGCACACCATCGGCGATGGCGAGCCGACACTGGTGCTTGCGTGCGGCATGTTTCGAGCCACCTACGGCCCAGCACTGGACTTGTTCGCATCCCTTGCAACGCCCATTGTCGAGACGTTCGACGTACATGACCAACTCGACCAAGTGATAGCCTGCGCAATAGCCGAGCTCGCGGCCCAGGACGTCGGTGTGGGGCCAATGTCGGCGGCGCTGCTGAAGCTCGTGTTGCTCGCGCTGCTTCGACGTTGCCTAGTCTCGACGAAAGCGTGGGTCGAGCGCTTCGCGATCTTAAGCGACCCGCCGATCGCACGAGCTTTCGCCGAGATGGCCTCGCGCCCCTCCTTTCCGCACACCGTACAAAGTCTATCCCAAGCCGTCGGTCTCAGCCGCTCAGCTTTCATGGCGCGCTTCTCAACTGCCTTCGGTGAGGCGCCCATGTCTCTCCTGCGCCGCCTTAGGATGCGCCTCGCTGCTGACCTGCTCTCAGCCAACGCGCTATCGATCGACCAGGTCGCCCTAAACGTCGGCTACCAGAGCCGGAGCAGCTTTACGCGCAGTTTTCGTCGGTACTACGGCAGCGACCCTTCAGAATACCGCTCCAAAGCGCAGAGCGCACGGTCCTCAAGGGCTGCTCCAACTGAGGATGCGATCGAGCAATCCGATGCCGCGTGAGAATTTCGTCCGCAAGAGCGTTGGCGTCGCCGCCGGCGAGCTCATTGCGGCCTTGTGATGACACCCGAGCTCGATCAACTCAGTGCCCTCTCGGGTCGGGGCGCGAGCTAAGCGTCGACATCTCAGGCGGCGCGCTGCTCGTGGAGCTGGCTCCGGCATCTCGTAGAACGAATTCTGCGGAATCCCGACCTTCAACGAGTTGACGCCACGGCTGCATCGCGCATCCAGTCGAGGCTCGGTGCGGATTCAGGCGAGCGTCTTAGCTCGTTTGCACCGCGTAAGGCCTCGGGCCCTGAGATCGATGCGCTGGAAGCCGCTCGCCCTCTGCGTGCTCGCCGGCGCGGGCGCGCTCGCCATCTCCGGGAGCCTTTCGTGCGGCATTTCCTTCTGGGGGGCTTCGATCGACCAGTCTCGAAACCGCGCGACTTTGATAAAAGCGTCCAGCGCCGGCGAGTAGCGGCGCCCCTGCACGGCCAGCAGCCGCACCTCCCGCGAAATCGGGTCGCCTTCGAGCGGAATAGTCTTGAGCGTCGGAAGGCATGGCATGTGCTCGGGCGCGAGTACCACGCCGAAGCCAGCGGCGGCCAGGTACTGGAGGTGCAAGTCGTGACCGCTGCAGTGGCCCAGATGCGGCGGTTCCTTGGGGAAATACGACCGTTGAATCTTTGGGGCGACGTCGCATCCGACGCGCTCCAGCAAGACGGTCTCGCGGAGGTCGTCAATTCCGATCGAGGGGCGATTTGCGAGCTGGTGTGTCGGCGCCAGAACCGCGACGTAGCGCTCTTCGAAGAGCAACCAGTCGTCGATGCGGGCGGGTATGTCCTGCACGTCCCCGACGATTGCGGCGCTGATCTCCCCCTCAAGCAGCAGGTCGATGAGCTTCTCCGCCGTGCCCTCGCGCAGCTCGACATTAAGTCCTGCGACGAACTTTGCAATCTCAGTGATCAGATCGACAATGAGCGAAGCCGAAATAGAGGGGGCGAGGCCGATCTTGAGTGGCGCGATCTCCTTGCGTTGAAATTCTTTAGCTCTGCGACGTGCCGTTTCTACCGAGGCCAGTGTGCGCGCCAGCATCGGAAGAACCTCCTTCCCGAGGTCGGTGAGCTGCGTCAGCTGGCGCTCACGATAAATTAACGAGCCCCCAAGTGCCTGCTCCAGCTTCTGGATCCCCTTGGTCAAAGCGGGCTGTGTTACATTGCACTGCTCGGCCGCGCGGGTGAAGTTAAGCGT from Bradyrhizobium sp. CB1015 harbors:
- a CDS encoding efflux RND transporter periplasmic adaptor subunit; translation: MLLALTLVGCNEKAQSQVVAPPPSVTVAQPVKRTVTDWDEFTGRFEAIQEVQVRARAGGFVTSIEFKDGGMVHAGDLLYIIDPRPFEAVATQADGQLADARAKTELAKRELERGLTLVKTSAVSEQVVDQRRAALEAAHAAETIAEGALKAAQLNVEFTHVVAPITGRVSRHFVSVGNLVQGSDNGGSTLLTTIVSMDPMYVYFDVDEATYLKNNKLWFEGKRPSSRDTPNPVQVALTGETKPSHDGHMDFIDNRLDVSTGTLRSRAIIPNHDLSILPGQFGRVRLIGSSPYEALLLPDVAIATDQSRKIVFVVKDDNTVEARAVELGPLDQGLRVVRTGLKPEDRVIIDGLQRARVGAKVSPRSVEISGSKS
- a CDS encoding efflux RND transporter permease subunit, with the protein product MNLGRLSVNQPILAMVLSIVLLIVGAIAYQTLPVSEYPQVVPPTVTVTTQYPGASAQTVSDTVAAPIEQEINGVEDMLYLYSQATSNGQLTITVTFKLGTDLDKAQVLVQNRVAIAQPRLPEEVQRNGVVTRKNSPDILMVVFMLSPDDSFDQLYISNYTLLQVRDQLLRLDGIGDIQMFGARDYSMRLWLDPDRIANLGMTSSDVIAAVRAQNLQIAGGQIAEPPIADRAFQPNLVFTGRLKDIRQFEDIVVKAGSDGRTVRLRDVARIELGALAYTTNSFILRKSAVAMVVTQRPGSNALATAKHISDTMVQLKTSFPKGLDYNIGYNPTEFIAQSVHELIKTIYEAMALVVIVVLAFLQGWRPAIIPIVAIPVSLVGTFAAMAVLGFGINNLTLFGLVLAVGIVVDDAIVVVENVERHLQAGMSRREAALKTMEEVGGALVSIALVLCAVFVPTAFLGGISGRFFQQFAVTIAVATAISCFCSLTLSPALASRILTPHEQKRPTARWNIVARGWDGFTALFNCIFERLAHGYAAATAFVIRHTVVMLAIYLALIGGAGWLLATTSQGFIPAQDRGYLIISVQLPGAASLVRTTAVVREIERIALDTPGIIRVAAFAGFSGATRTQAGNAAALFPVFDDPEARVRKGLTASVITADLRKRLSAIQGAFIIVIPPPAVPGIGTGGGFAIRIQDRQGRGPELLGAATDELVAAARKSPNLTSVFSPFTANTPQLFVDIDRVRAQKLGVPIASINDTIQTYFGSTYVNDFNLFGRTYHVTAQADLPFRRETSDLARLRTRNAAGDMVMLGSVVDFKDISGPDRVARYNLYSASELQGEPAPGVSSKTALNTIKLLADKTLPSGFSFEWTDLSYQQVTGGNAGLYVFPICVLFVYLVLAAQYGSWTLPLAVILIVPMCLFAATIGVRIMGEDINILTQIGFVVLVGLAAKNAILIVEFARDIELEGKPRLEAVIEACRLRLRPILMTSFAFILGVLPLVVSTGPGSEMRQAVGVAVFFGMLGVTLFGLIFTPIFYMVVRNLAEGADEGKPTHAMAAAAE
- a CDS encoding NADP-dependent oxidoreductase, with the translated sequence MKAIIVTDRAAGTAGMKLVEQPEPQAAINDVVVQVRASGFTWDELTWPPTWTDRFDHDRTPSIPGHELAGVVTALGYGTTGLSVGQRVFGLTDWYRDGTLAEYVAVEARNLAALPGDVDFTVGASLPMPGLTAWQGLFEHGRLQAGQSVLAHGAAGVVGSMVSQLAREAGAYVIGTGRAADRQKALDFGAQEFVDLENDVLEDVGQIDLVFDVFGGDIGKRSVRLVRAGGTLVSIVGPSEERPANGLAVDFVVESDRAQLREIVQRVRDGRLRTNVGNIATLDDAVASFNRTERRKGKTIIRVRP
- a CDS encoding (2Fe-2S)-binding protein — translated: MVFTLKINGTPNEVDVDGDTPLLWVLRDVLCMTGTKFGCGQALCGACTVHVDGQPVRSCQTLVDSIGDSAVTTIEAIGQAPQGAALQKAWLELEVAQCAYCQSAQIMSAAARLRPLVPDFSFHVCSSDTGSGNSDACADEAAIKRCLDVQLGRALPRSRPTIRYFNVAR
- a CDS encoding cytochrome c family protein — encoded protein: MNSAGTLRAILAALLFAGAAANPGHAQDAAHGKTIFQACATCHATDQANRVGPGLGGIVGRKAGTAPGFPYSDAMKKSDIVWDTKILDAYLESPQKVVPGNKMPYAGLKNPTDRADLDAYLATLK
- a CDS encoding AraC family transcriptional regulator — translated: MTTLDVTFVRLSQCVLATGAHLAVACADATTIHYCLRGVGFILLEGETPIRLTPHTLVIVPPGRAMTIVATERPTALRKVGKGGDCLFVPGSTYRHTIGDGEPTLVLACGMFRATYGPALDLFASLATPIVETFDVHDQLDQVIACAIAELAAQDVGVGPMSAALLKLVLLALLRRCLVSTKAWVERFAILSDPPIARAFAEMASRPSFPHTVQSLSQAVGLSRSAFMARFSTAFGEAPMSLLRRLRMRLAADLLSANALSIDQVALNVGYQSRSSFTRSFRRYYGSDPSEYRSKAQSARSSRAAPTEDAIEQSDAA
- a CDS encoding LysR family transcriptional regulator, which translates into the protein MELHQVRYFLAVASTLNFTRAAEQCNVTQPALTKGIQKLEQALGGSLIYRERQLTQLTDLGKEVLPMLARTLASVETARRRAKEFQRKEIAPLKIGLAPSISASLIVDLITEIAKFVAGLNVELREGTAEKLIDLLLEGEISAAIVGDVQDIPARIDDWLLFEERYVAVLAPTHQLANRPSIGIDDLRETVLLERVGCDVAPKIQRSYFPKEPPHLGHCSGHDLHLQYLAAAGFGVVLAPEHMPCLPTLKTIPLEGDPISREVRLLAVQGRRYSPALDAFIKVARFRDWSIEAPQKEMPHERLPEMASAPAPASTQRASGFQRIDLRARGLTRCKRAKTLA